Proteins encoded together in one Rhizobacter sp. J219 window:
- a CDS encoding patatin-like phospholipase family protein — MLRAARRAAVAVALLSLLTAHAQTADPPAPGARPKVGLVLSGGGARGGAHIGVLKVLEELRVPVDLIVGTSAGSIVGSAYASGLPLAQIEEEMKGLSTSTLFRDVSRIDAPFRRKADDAVNYLGPEMGLNAQGIALPKGAVAGVSLEAVLRRLTRLQNTSNFDKLPIPFRAIATDLASSEMVVIGHGQLALAARASMAVPGAVNPVEVDGRLLVDGGLKRNLPVDVARQLGAEVVIAINIGTPLLKRRDIHSLLDVTDQVLRILTEANVAQSLSELSGRDVLIAPDLKDIGSTAFDRLGEAAAAGEAAARAVSDRLARLSLPEAAYAALRHQRAHAPGDEALKVDEVRVVGTRVVNPDVVLAAMDTQAGDRLDTQRLDRDLKRIYSRGDFESVNYSLVDEPGTGRVLQIEANEKSWGPSYLRLGLSLSSTLEGNAFFNLQASHRATWLNALGAEWRNDVQLGHASALHTEWYQPLTTAQRVFVAPRLEAIDEPFDIYDDGTKKRLARFRRRAYEFGLDVGVPIGTFGEGRLGFVRGRVELADDTSFVSASLLAIDRQLAGVLGRVRIDRLDNLRFPREGYAGELRVFMSHTALGASDTYTKAQFSAQGATHTGPHTWRAAARLGGNLRSGLLPDHEILQLGGFLNLSGYQTGQLLGKEMRFGRVVYNHRLARPGFLDGMYAGASLEFGRIGDSVFGPDRARLRRGNAVYFALDTPIGPFYLAYGVGDRGNRSAYLFLGQP, encoded by the coding sequence ATGCTGCGGGCCGCGCGCCGTGCCGCCGTCGCGGTGGCCCTGCTCTCACTGCTGACGGCCCACGCGCAGACCGCGGACCCACCGGCCCCCGGTGCGCGCCCCAAGGTCGGCCTGGTGCTCTCGGGTGGCGGGGCCCGCGGCGGCGCGCACATCGGCGTGCTCAAGGTGCTGGAGGAGCTGCGCGTGCCGGTCGACCTGATCGTGGGCACGAGCGCCGGCTCCATCGTCGGCTCGGCCTATGCGAGCGGGCTGCCGCTGGCGCAGATCGAGGAAGAGATGAAGGGCCTGTCGACCTCGACGCTCTTTCGCGACGTCTCTCGCATCGACGCCCCCTTTCGGCGCAAGGCCGACGACGCCGTCAACTACCTCGGCCCTGAGATGGGCTTGAACGCGCAAGGCATCGCGCTGCCGAAGGGCGCGGTGGCGGGCGTGTCGCTGGAAGCCGTGCTGCGCAGGCTGACGCGGCTGCAGAACACGAGCAACTTCGACAAGCTGCCGATTCCCTTTCGCGCCATCGCGACCGACCTCGCCAGCTCGGAGATGGTCGTCATCGGCCACGGCCAGCTGGCGCTCGCGGCCCGCGCCAGCATGGCGGTGCCGGGGGCGGTCAACCCGGTCGAGGTCGACGGCCGCCTGCTCGTCGACGGCGGCCTCAAGCGCAACCTGCCGGTCGACGTGGCGCGCCAGCTCGGCGCCGAGGTGGTCATCGCGATCAACATCGGCACGCCGCTGCTCAAGCGCCGCGACATCCACTCGCTGCTCGACGTGACCGACCAGGTGCTGCGCATCCTGACCGAAGCCAACGTCGCGCAGTCGCTGAGCGAGCTGAGCGGGCGCGACGTGCTGATTGCCCCCGACCTGAAGGACATCGGCTCCACCGCCTTCGACCGTCTGGGCGAAGCCGCTGCGGCCGGCGAGGCGGCGGCGCGGGCGGTGAGCGACCGGCTGGCCCGCCTGAGCCTGCCCGAAGCCGCTTACGCCGCGCTGCGCCACCAGCGTGCACACGCGCCCGGCGACGAGGCGCTGAAGGTCGACGAGGTGCGTGTGGTCGGCACCCGCGTGGTCAACCCCGACGTGGTGCTCGCCGCCATGGACACCCAGGCCGGCGACCGCCTCGACACCCAGCGCCTGGACCGCGACCTGAAGCGAATCTACAGCCGCGGCGATTTCGAGAGCGTCAACTACAGCCTCGTCGACGAGCCCGGCACCGGGCGGGTGCTGCAGATCGAGGCCAACGAGAAGTCGTGGGGCCCCAGCTACCTGCGCCTGGGCCTGTCGCTCTCGTCCACGCTCGAAGGCAACGCCTTCTTCAACCTGCAGGCGAGCCACCGCGCCACCTGGCTCAACGCGCTAGGCGCCGAGTGGCGCAACGACGTGCAGCTTGGCCACGCGAGTGCGCTGCACACCGAGTGGTACCAGCCGCTCACCACGGCGCAGCGCGTGTTCGTCGCGCCGCGCCTGGAGGCCATCGACGAGCCCTTCGACATCTACGACGACGGCACGAAGAAGCGCCTGGCGCGCTTTCGCCGCCGTGCCTACGAGTTCGGGCTCGACGTCGGCGTGCCGATCGGCACCTTCGGCGAGGGCCGGCTCGGGTTCGTGCGCGGGCGTGTCGAGCTGGCCGACGACACGAGCTTCGTGTCGGCGAGCCTTCTCGCCATCGACCGCCAGCTCGCCGGCGTGCTGGGACGCGTGCGCATCGACCGGCTCGACAACCTGCGCTTTCCGCGTGAGGGCTATGCCGGCGAGCTGCGGGTGTTCATGTCGCACACCGCGCTCGGCGCGAGCGACACCTACACCAAGGCGCAGTTCTCGGCGCAGGGCGCCACGCACACCGGGCCGCACACTTGGCGCGCGGCCGCGCGGCTGGGCGGCAACCTGCGCTCGGGGCTGCTGCCCGACCACGAGATCCTGCAGCTCGGCGGCTTCCTCAACCTGTCGGGCTACCAGACCGGGCAGCTGCTCGGCAAGGAGATGCGCTTCGGCCGTGTGGTCTACAACCACCGGCTCGCACGGCCGGGCTTCCTCGATGGCATGTACGCCGGGGCCTCGCTCGAATTTGGCCGCATCGGCGACTCGGTCTTCGGCCCCGACCGGGCACGCCTGCGCCGCGGCAACGCGGTCTACTTCGCGCTCGACACGCCGATCGGCCCGTTCTACCTGGCCTATGGCGTGGGCGACCGCGGCAACCGCTCGGCGTACCTGTTTCTCGGCCAGCCTTGA
- a CDS encoding GAF domain-containing protein — protein MNTLIKAVETWLPTPDGSLLEFGGGLYGRATAFGAISRSLCFGRGEGLPGRAWYDGQPIVLKQLDGSYFRRADVAREAGYTCAIGLPLFQGEALSGVVVLFCGPNRSEDGEGDDGAVELWRHNARVSSDMTLVDGYFGGRISDSFAAISRDTYLPRGTGLPGLAWQRGAAVLLDDVGQASKFVRADNAAEAGINRGLAIPCSTPSDDAYVLTLLSTAETPIALRVECWAPDDGHLGLQRVFGFCETMGSLRASEGGTVLAGSIGKAFASGVPVVNEHAETEPGSVGDAARDAGLSALVAVPVMTHDGVGEVIALYF, from the coding sequence ATGAACACGCTCATCAAGGCCGTCGAAACCTGGTTGCCCACGCCCGACGGCAGCCTGCTCGAATTCGGCGGTGGCCTGTACGGCCGCGCGACCGCTTTTGGTGCGATCAGCCGCAGCCTGTGCTTCGGCCGCGGCGAGGGCTTGCCGGGCCGCGCCTGGTACGACGGCCAGCCCATCGTGCTCAAGCAGCTCGACGGCTCCTACTTCCGCCGCGCCGACGTGGCCCGCGAGGCGGGCTACACCTGCGCCATCGGCCTGCCGCTGTTCCAGGGCGAGGCCTTGAGCGGCGTGGTGGTGCTCTTCTGCGGCCCCAACCGCAGCGAAGACGGCGAAGGCGATGACGGTGCCGTCGAACTGTGGCGGCACAACGCGCGCGTGTCGTCCGACATGACGCTGGTCGACGGCTACTTCGGCGGCCGCATCTCCGACAGCTTCGCCGCCATCAGCCGCGACACCTACCTCCCCCGCGGCACCGGCCTGCCCGGCCTCGCCTGGCAGCGCGGCGCGGCGGTGCTGCTCGACGACGTGGGCCAGGCCAGCAAATTCGTGCGCGCCGACAACGCGGCCGAAGCCGGCATCAACCGCGGCCTGGCCATCCCCTGCAGCACGCCGAGCGACGACGCCTACGTGCTGACCCTGCTGTCGACCGCCGAGACCCCCATCGCGCTGCGCGTGGAGTGCTGGGCCCCCGACGACGGCCACCTGGGGCTGCAGCGGGTGTTCGGGTTTTGCGAAACCATGGGCTCGCTGCGCGCGTCTGAAGGTGGCACCGTGCTCGCCGGCTCGATCGGCAAGGCGTTTGCGAGCGGCGTGCCGGTCGTCAACGAACACGCCGAGACCGAGCCCGGCAGCGTGGGCGATGCGGCGCGCGATGCCGGCCTCAGCGCGCTGGTGGCGGTGCCAGTGATGACCCACGACGGCGTAGGCGAGGTGATCGCCCTCTATTTCTGA
- a CDS encoding Lrp/AsnC ligand binding domain-containing protein yields MKKNAAAPEGLDKTDARILRLLQADGRISNLKLAEEVHLSPTAVLERVKRLTREGYILGYEARLNPRKLGAGMMVFIQVVLDRTTPDVFDHFKAAVQARPEILECHMVAGGFDYLIKTRVADMEAYRALVGSVIWTLPGVRETHTYAVMEEVKDTTALPF; encoded by the coding sequence ATGAAGAAAAACGCCGCCGCGCCCGAAGGCTTGGACAAGACCGATGCCCGCATCCTGCGCCTCCTGCAGGCCGACGGGCGCATCAGCAACCTCAAGCTCGCCGAAGAGGTGCACCTGTCGCCCACCGCGGTGCTCGAGCGTGTGAAGCGGCTCACGCGCGAGGGCTACATCCTCGGCTACGAGGCCCGCCTCAACCCGCGCAAGCTCGGCGCCGGCATGATGGTCTTCATCCAGGTGGTGCTCGACCGCACAACACCCGACGTGTTCGACCATTTCAAGGCCGCGGTGCAGGCCCGGCCGGAGATCCTCGAATGCCACATGGTGGCGGGCGGCTTCGACTACCTGATCAAGACCCGCGTAGCCGACATGGAGGCCTATCGCGCCCTGGTGGGCTCGGTGATCTGGACGCTGCCCGGCGTGCGCGAAACCCACACCTACGCGGTGATGGAAGAGGTGAAGGACACGACGGCGCTGCCATTCTGA
- a CDS encoding SDR family NAD(P)-dependent oxidoreductase, with protein MSEKKVAVVTGSSSGIGAATARLYASRGWNVVVNYSRDPAPAQAVADACQALGAEVLVVKADVSQDADCRRLAAETEARFGRADVLVNNAGTTKFVDIKNLDGLEAEDFHKIYSVNVVGAYQMVRAFAPLMRRHPVAGIVNVSSVASIMGRGSSLAYMASKGALNAMTVGLARALAPHIRVNAIAPGLVETPWLQEGLGADKYQAGVDWYKGRAALEQVISAEDVAERRGTSARARPRQPASCCWSMPACASPRPDRPATTRGVTFAVRVT; from the coding sequence ATGAGCGAGAAAAAAGTTGCGGTCGTCACCGGGTCGTCGTCGGGCATCGGGGCGGCCACCGCGCGCCTGTACGCCAGCCGCGGCTGGAACGTGGTGGTCAACTATTCGCGCGACCCGGCGCCGGCGCAGGCCGTGGCCGACGCCTGCCAGGCGCTCGGTGCCGAGGTGCTGGTGGTGAAGGCCGACGTGTCGCAAGACGCCGACTGCCGCCGCCTGGCCGCCGAGACCGAGGCACGCTTCGGCCGCGCCGATGTGCTGGTCAACAACGCCGGCACCACCAAGTTCGTCGACATCAAAAACCTTGACGGACTGGAGGCCGAAGACTTCCACAAGATCTACAGCGTGAACGTGGTCGGCGCCTACCAGATGGTGCGTGCCTTCGCGCCGCTGATGCGCCGGCACCCGGTGGCCGGCATCGTCAACGTGTCCTCGGTCGCCTCGATCATGGGGCGCGGCTCGTCGCTCGCCTACATGGCCTCGAAGGGCGCGCTCAATGCGATGACGGTGGGCCTGGCGCGCGCGCTCGCGCCGCACATCCGCGTCAACGCGATCGCACCGGGGCTGGTCGAGACACCCTGGCTGCAGGAGGGCCTGGGCGCCGACAAATACCAGGCCGGTGTCGACTGGTACAAGGGCCGCGCGGCGCTGGAGCAGGTCATCTCGGCGGAAGACGTGGCCGAACGGCGTGGTACCTCGGCGCGAGCGCGGCCAAGACAACCGGCGAGCTGCTGCTGGTCGATGCCGGCCTGCGCATCACCAAGGCCTGATCGTCCGGCGACGACGCGGGGGGTGACTTTCGCCGTCCGCGTGACTTAG
- a CDS encoding DUF2189 domain-containing protein encodes MRPDSTHDDLAARPATPFDIPLRQLHLRTLGRCLQLGVRDFSRAPWIGLFYGACFVGMGWALMVVFRQAPVYVLALSAGFLLMGPFLCMGLYRVSQQLEAGAAPHFADSLFAWRTRLGTLAIFGFALLVLEMLWGRAALVVFAVSFDGMPDFKGSVLALLDLDNLGFIVAYLAVGAVFAGLIYAVSVVAIPMILDRQTDAITAALTSLRLVLTQTPVLLVWGALITVLVVLALLPGFAGLLVVGPVLGHASWHLYRHAVG; translated from the coding sequence ATGCGCCCCGACTCCACCCACGACGACCTGGCGGCACGGCCCGCCACGCCCTTCGACATTCCGCTTCGGCAGCTGCACTTGCGCACGCTCGGGCGCTGCCTGCAGCTGGGCGTTCGCGATTTCTCCCGCGCACCGTGGATCGGCCTCTTCTACGGTGCCTGCTTCGTGGGGATGGGCTGGGCGCTGATGGTGGTGTTCCGGCAGGCGCCGGTGTACGTGCTCGCGCTGTCGGCGGGCTTCCTGCTGATGGGGCCGTTTCTCTGCATGGGCCTGTACCGCGTGAGCCAGCAGCTCGAAGCGGGTGCGGCACCGCACTTCGCCGACTCGCTCTTCGCGTGGCGCACGCGGCTCGGCACGCTGGCGATCTTCGGCTTTGCGCTGCTCGTGCTCGAAATGCTCTGGGGGCGCGCGGCGCTGGTGGTGTTTGCCGTCAGCTTCGACGGCATGCCCGACTTCAAAGGGTCGGTGCTGGCCCTGCTCGACCTCGACAACCTCGGCTTCATCGTCGCCTACCTCGCGGTCGGCGCCGTGTTCGCCGGGCTCATCTACGCGGTGAGCGTGGTCGCGATCCCGATGATCCTGGACCGCCAGACCGATGCGATCACCGCCGCACTCACCAGCCTGCGCCTGGTGCTCACGCAGACGCCGGTGCTGCTGGTGTGGGGCGCACTCATCACGGTGTTGGTGGTGCTGGCGCTGCTGCCGGGGTTCGCGGGCCTGCTCGTCGTCGGGCCGGTGCTCGGACATGCGAGCTGGCACCTGTACCGGCACGCGGTCGGCTGA
- a CDS encoding ATP-binding protein: protein MTADPFREGIADHVRRLVDHVPSMLGYWDSDLRCRFANRAYERWFGVDPDALIGRSIDELLGPELYAQNEPYIRGALGGEEQLFERIVPGPDGAKRHSLARYIPDIVDGRVVGFMAEVTDVTRLKSIEDALRAEVVEHQRALELLRRSEAGLREAQRLGRIGSWEWDMPTGRTTWSPQLYAIFGYDPSEPPPPATAGRGETYPPDSLAIVQAAVVRTMNTGEPFTLEVEYRRCGGGGGWIEARGEVVRGDDGTSTGLRGTVTEITERRQMQEARLQRDVAEVASRNKTQFLSRVSHELRTPLNAILGFAQLLEIDPALGEKHRAWGALIRNSGQHMLDLIDEILDLSSAELGQLRLACSRMDLAEVVRAALVPLSQLAEGAHVRLVDALPTQPLWVVADPRRVRQVVHNLLSNAIKYGRAGGRVTVSARSGLHEADLCVQDDGIGMDEAQLQRLFTPFDRLGAEATAVPGSGLGLALSRHLVELMGGRIEARSRAAEGSLFTVTLPAADPSAAPPGPPQ, encoded by the coding sequence ATGACTGCAGATCCGTTCCGGGAGGGCATTGCCGATCACGTGCGCCGGCTGGTGGACCACGTGCCGTCGATGCTCGGCTACTGGGACAGCGACCTGCGCTGCCGCTTTGCCAACCGCGCCTACGAGCGATGGTTCGGCGTCGACCCCGACGCGCTGATCGGCCGCTCGATCGACGAGCTGCTGGGCCCGGAGCTGTACGCGCAGAACGAGCCGTACATCCGTGGCGCGCTCGGTGGCGAGGAACAGCTCTTCGAGCGCATCGTGCCCGGCCCCGACGGCGCGAAGCGCCACAGCCTGGCGCGCTACATCCCCGACATCGTCGACGGGCGGGTGGTCGGCTTCATGGCCGAGGTGACCGACGTCACGCGCCTGAAATCGATCGAGGACGCGCTGCGGGCCGAAGTGGTCGAGCACCAGCGTGCGCTCGAACTGCTGCGCCGCAGCGAGGCCGGGCTGCGCGAGGCGCAGCGCCTCGGCCGCATCGGCAGCTGGGAGTGGGACATGCCCACCGGCCGCACCACCTGGTCGCCCCAGCTCTATGCCATCTTCGGCTACGACCCGAGCGAGCCGCCGCCGCCGGCCACGGCCGGCCGGGGCGAGACCTACCCACCGGACAGCCTGGCCATCGTGCAGGCGGCTGTCGTGCGCACGATGAATACCGGCGAGCCGTTCACGCTGGAAGTGGAGTATCGGCGCTGCGGCGGTGGCGGCGGCTGGATCGAAGCGCGCGGCGAGGTGGTGCGCGGCGACGACGGCACCAGCACTGGACTGCGCGGAACGGTGACCGAGATCACCGAGCGGCGCCAGATGCAGGAGGCCCGCCTCCAGCGCGACGTGGCCGAAGTGGCCAGCCGCAACAAGACGCAGTTCCTCTCGCGCGTGAGCCACGAGCTGCGCACGCCGCTCAACGCCATCCTCGGCTTCGCGCAGCTTCTCGAGATCGACCCCGCGCTCGGCGAGAAGCACCGCGCCTGGGGCGCGCTCATCCGCAACAGCGGGCAGCACATGCTCGACCTGATCGACGAGATCCTCGACCTGTCGAGCGCCGAGCTGGGCCAGCTGCGCCTGGCGTGCTCGCGCATGGACCTGGCCGAGGTCGTGCGCGCCGCCCTGGTCCCGCTGTCGCAGCTGGCCGAAGGGGCGCATGTGCGGCTGGTCGATGCGCTGCCGACGCAGCCGCTGTGGGTCGTTGCCGATCCGCGGCGTGTGCGCCAGGTGGTGCACAACCTGCTGTCGAACGCGATCAAGTACGGCCGCGCCGGCGGCCGGGTGACGGTGTCGGCGCGCAGCGGCCTGCACGAGGCTGACCTGTGCGTGCAGGACGACGGCATCGGCATGGACGAGGCGCAGCTGCAGCGGCTCTTCACCCCTTTCGACCGCCTCGGCGCCGAAGCGACGGCGGTGCCGGGCAGCGGCCTCGGGCTTGCGCTCAGCCGCCACCTGGTCGAGCTGATGGGCGGGCGCATCGAGGCCCGCAGCCGGGCTGCCGAGGGCTCGCTCTTCACCGTCACGCTGCCGGCCGCCGACCCATCGGCCGCTCCCCCGGGGCCACCACAATAG